The Blattabacterium sp. DPU genome includes a window with the following:
- the mutY gene encoding A/G-specific adenine glycosylase: MDFSKKIINWYHKNHRKLPWRETKNPYYILVSEFMLQQTRVSQTIKYYLNFIKEFPSLEKLAQAKEKNVLKKWEGLGYYSRAKYLHSFAKKLKNNNISFPRKYQELIKYKGIGPYTGAAIASICFHEIIPAIDGNACRVFSRYFGIYDDITSTITKNMLQNIVSKIMDFKHPGIFNQAIMDLGSIVCTTKNPKCLSCPVNNSCFSIKNGTVGKLPVKKIKKFIRHRFFYYIFIHDRNQNICLHKRSDKDIWKGLYDFPLVESEKNLSIHEIINKVWKKFRIIISNFLIYKMKHKLTHQILSIRFFNCEILQNSNKNIFFDNFFFIPQNQIGEYPFPRPIILFLKHKKMI; the protein is encoded by the coding sequence ATGGATTTTTCCAAAAAAATAATAAATTGGTATCACAAAAATCATAGAAAACTTCCTTGGAGGGAAACTAAAAATCCATATTATATATTAGTTTCAGAGTTTATGTTGCAACAAACAAGAGTTTCGCAAACTATCAAGTATTATTTAAATTTTATAAAAGAGTTTCCAAGTTTAGAAAAATTGGCTCAAGCAAAAGAAAAAAATGTACTCAAAAAATGGGAAGGATTAGGTTATTATTCTAGAGCAAAATATTTGCATTCTTTTGCTAAAAAATTAAAAAATAACAACATTTCTTTTCCAAGAAAATATCAAGAATTAATAAAATATAAAGGAATAGGGCCATACACAGGAGCAGCTATAGCGTCTATATGTTTTCATGAAATTATACCTGCTATTGATGGAAATGCTTGCAGAGTATTTTCTAGATATTTTGGTATTTATGATGATATAACATCCACTATTACAAAAAATATGTTACAAAATATTGTTTCAAAAATAATGGATTTTAAACATCCAGGAATTTTTAATCAAGCAATAATGGATTTAGGTTCTATTGTATGTACTACAAAAAATCCGAAATGTTTGTCATGTCCAGTTAATAATTCTTGTTTTTCTATTAAAAATGGAACTGTCGGTAAATTACCTGTAAAAAAAATAAAAAAATTTATAAGACATAGATTTTTTTATTATATTTTCATACATGATCGTAATCAAAATATTTGTTTACATAAAAGATCAGATAAAGACATATGGAAAGGACTTTATGATTTTCCTTTAGTAGAATCGGAAAAAAATTTGTCAATTCATGAAATAATAAATAAAGTTTGGAAAAAATTTAGAATAATTATTTCTAATTTTTTGATTTATAAAATGAAACATAAACTTACTCATCAAATTTTATCTATTAGATTTTTTAATTGCGAAATTTTACAAAATTCTAATAAAAATATATTTTTTGATAATTTTTTTTTCATACCACAGAATCAAATAGGAGAGTATCCTTTTCCTCGTCCTATTATTTTATTTTTAAAACATAAAAAAATGATTTAG
- a CDS encoding Rne/Rng family ribonuclease: MNKELIINAEEQEIKIALLEEGKLLELHRDILDKKFSVGDIYLGIVKKILYGLNAVIIDIGHSKGAFLHYDDIGLKIDQMLNLTSNNHIKKESNQKNKNSIDHILHIGQKILVQISKEPISNKGPKLTTKICIPGRNLILIPFSDKISLSKKIKNIKERNRLISYIKKIKPNEFGIIIRTAANNELEKVLHEELIFLIKKWKKKLNNLMKLLPPIRILSESNKIYCLLRDIFNDDFKSIYCNNNFLCQEIHSYLSLIAPKKINIIKYYKGNVPIFEKYGIEKQIQIFLGKNVPLGNGAYLIIEHTEALHVIDVNSGMSNHMMKNCTESERIDNIFKINLLAATEIARQLRLRDMGGIIVVDFIDMYDSVQKKQLYEHLKEKMKNDRAKHQILPPTKFGLVQFTRHRVRPELKKMNINNKQYKNSPENYIHHLEFVIEIIINKNHKGIQLHIHSFVSAYLKKGFPSIQQKWFLKYKTWIKIIPKDSFEYTEYQILNKNHEIVSSSFYFH; the protein is encoded by the coding sequence ATGAATAAAGAGTTAATTATAAATGCAGAAGAACAAGAAATTAAAATAGCTCTTTTAGAAGAAGGAAAGTTACTGGAACTTCATAGAGATATTTTGGATAAAAAATTCTCTGTAGGAGACATTTATTTGGGTATAGTTAAAAAAATATTATATGGATTAAATGCCGTTATCATAGATATAGGACATTCGAAAGGAGCCTTTTTGCATTATGATGATATTGGACTTAAAATAGATCAAATGCTAAATTTGACATCCAATAACCACATAAAAAAAGAATCTAATCAAAAAAATAAAAATTCCATAGATCATATATTACATATTGGACAAAAAATTTTGGTTCAAATTTCTAAAGAACCTATTTCTAATAAAGGCCCAAAACTTACTACAAAAATTTGTATTCCAGGTAGAAATTTAATACTTATTCCTTTTTCAGATAAAATTTCTCTTTCTAAGAAAATAAAAAATATAAAAGAAAGAAATAGACTAATTTCTTACATAAAGAAAATAAAACCTAATGAATTTGGTATTATTATTCGTACGGCTGCTAATAATGAACTAGAAAAAGTTCTTCATGAAGAACTAATTTTTTTAATCAAAAAATGGAAAAAAAAATTAAATAATTTAATGAAGCTTTTACCACCCATTCGAATATTAAGTGAAAGTAATAAAATTTATTGTTTATTGAGAGATATATTCAATGATGATTTTAAATCTATTTATTGTAATAACAATTTTTTGTGTCAAGAAATACATTCATATTTATCTTTAATTGCTCCAAAAAAAATAAATATCATTAAATATTATAAAGGAAACGTTCCCATATTTGAAAAATATGGAATAGAAAAACAAATACAAATTTTTTTAGGTAAAAATGTTCCATTGGGAAATGGAGCTTATCTGATTATAGAACATACTGAAGCTTTACACGTGATAGATGTGAATAGTGGAATGAGTAATCATATGATGAAGAATTGTACAGAATCAGAAAGAATTGATAATATATTTAAAATTAATTTATTAGCAGCAACAGAAATAGCAAGACAACTCAGATTAAGAGATATGGGAGGTATAATTGTCGTGGATTTTATAGATATGTATGATTCTGTACAAAAAAAACAGCTATATGAACATTTAAAGGAAAAAATGAAAAATGATCGAGCAAAACACCAAATTTTACCTCCTACTAAATTTGGTTTAGTTCAATTTACTCGTCATAGAGTAAGACCCGAATTAAAAAAAATGAATATAAATAATAAACAATATAAAAATTCTCCTGAAAATTATATTCATCATTTAGAATTTGTAATAGAAATTATTATAAATAAAAATCATAAAGGAATACAATTACATATTCATTCTTTTGTTTCAGCTTATTTAAAAAAAGGATTTCCTTCTATTCAACAAAAATGGTTTTTAAAATATAAAACATGGATTAAAATAATTCCAAAAGATTCATTTGAATATACAGAATATCAAATTTTAAATAAAAATCATGAAATAGTATCATCTTCTTTTTATTTTCATTAA
- a CDS encoding HU family DNA-binding protein, whose product MTKADIITEIISETGSERIDTQKVIETFMKKIKQSLTSGENVYLRGFGSFIIKYRAKKLGRHISKDMSIVIPAHNIPVFKPAKSFTELVKKNVPIKE is encoded by the coding sequence ATGACAAAAGCAGATATAATAACAGAAATCATATCAGAAACTGGATCTGAAAGAATTGATACGCAAAAGGTGATAGAGACATTTATGAAAAAAATTAAACAAAGTTTAACATCGGGAGAAAATGTTTATTTAAGAGGATTCGGATCATTTATTATTAAATATCGAGCGAAAAAACTGGGTCGTCATATATCTAAAGATATGTCTATTGTAATTCCTGCGCATAATATACCAGTATTTAAACCTGCAAAATCCTTCACAGAATTAGTGAAAAAAAATGTTCCTATAAAAGAATAA
- the gldE gene encoding gliding motility-associated protein GldE: MEKESSTNIFLEKTLYLVFYFAVIIILLLFSALISGSETAFFCIEKKTLDRERKKNSYKGNIVFQILRDKKKLLATILISNNFSNIGIVILSSYLITEFLQNKYLVIYNQFYIPINFLLEVVVLTFILLLFGEIIPKIYASKNNFRFAIFMSEPLMILSRILDPISKIIIFISKSIENKVIKKKNIISVEQLSKALKITSPNQKNIKERKFLQRIIDFGNTETHQIMTPRIDMFALNSNKSFSDVLDLVRYQGYSRIPVYKNSIDDIEGVLFTKDLLPFIYDNNFKWNQLLHSPFFVPEKKKIDDLLNDFKKRKIHLAIVVDEYGGTSGLVTLEDVIEEIVGDIIDEFDEEDMSYSKLNQNNYLFDGKTSLINFYRIMDIKEEVFFESQKGEADTLGGFIMEINKEFPKKKQKINFLNYSFIIKSIDHKRIKTIEVIRKK, encoded by the coding sequence TTGGAAAAAGAATCTTCGACGAATATTTTTTTAGAAAAAACTTTATATTTAGTTTTTTATTTTGCAGTAATAATAATATTATTATTATTTTCTGCACTAATATCTGGTTCTGAAACTGCTTTTTTTTGTATTGAGAAAAAAACTCTTGACAGAGAGAGAAAAAAAAACTCTTATAAAGGAAATATTGTATTTCAAATTTTAAGAGATAAAAAAAAACTCTTAGCAACAATATTAATTTCTAATAATTTTTCTAATATTGGAATAGTCATATTAAGTTCTTATTTAATCACAGAATTTTTACAAAACAAATATTTAGTTATTTACAACCAATTTTATATTCCTATTAATTTCCTTTTAGAGGTGGTAGTTCTTACTTTTATTTTACTTTTATTTGGAGAAATTATACCTAAAATATATGCTAGTAAAAATAATTTTCGTTTTGCTATTTTTATGTCAGAACCCTTAATGATTCTTAGCAGAATATTAGATCCAATTAGTAAAATTATAATTTTTATATCAAAGTCTATAGAAAATAAAGTTATAAAAAAGAAGAATATTATTTCTGTAGAACAGCTTTCAAAAGCTCTAAAAATTACATCTCCAAATCAAAAGAATATTAAAGAACGTAAATTTTTACAAAGAATTATTGATTTTGGAAATACAGAAACACATCAAATTATGACTCCAAGAATAGATATGTTTGCTTTAAATAGTAATAAAAGTTTTTCTGATGTTCTCGATTTAGTTCGTTATCAAGGATACTCTCGTATTCCTGTATATAAAAATAGTATTGATGATATAGAAGGAGTTCTTTTTACTAAAGATTTACTTCCATTTATTTATGATAATAATTTTAAGTGGAATCAACTTCTTCATAGTCCTTTTTTTGTTCCAGAAAAAAAAAAGATAGATGATCTTTTAAATGATTTTAAGAAAAGAAAAATACATTTAGCTATTGTAGTAGATGAATATGGAGGAACATCTGGTCTAGTAACTCTTGAAGATGTAATTGAAGAAATTGTAGGAGACATTATTGATGAATTTGATGAAGAAGATATGTCCTATTCTAAATTAAATCAAAATAATTATTTATTTGATGGAAAAACATCTTTAATTAATTTCTATCGTATTATGGATATTAAAGAGGAAGTTTTTTTTGAAAGTCAAAAAGGAGAAGCAGATACTTTAGGAGGATTTATTATGGAAATAAATAAAGAATTCCCTAAGAAAAAACAGAAAATTAATTTTTTAAATTATTCTTTTATTATAAAAAGTATTGATCATAAAAGAATTAAAACTATAGAAGTAATAAGAAAAAAATGA
- the ribH gene encoding 6,7-dimethyl-8-ribityllumazine synthase — protein sequence MISKTNPVYSFSKKEIKNANLKFAIIVSLWNKEITNRLYQGTYKTLIQSGVLEEKIQTWEVPGSYELIYSSKKIAHCCNFDSIIAIGSLIQGETLHFKYLCQAISHGIKDINIIYDVPVIFCVLSDKNKQQAFDRSGGKNGNKGIECAKTAIHMSLFRKSIT from the coding sequence ATGATTTCGAAAACAAATCCTGTTTATTCGTTTTCTAAAAAAGAAATAAAAAATGCAAATTTAAAATTTGCTATTATTGTTTCTTTATGGAATAAAGAAATAACGAATAGATTATATCAAGGAACTTATAAAACATTGATTCAATCAGGAGTATTAGAAGAAAAAATTCAAACTTGGGAAGTTCCTGGAAGTTATGAATTAATTTATTCTTCAAAAAAAATAGCTCACTGTTGTAATTTTGATTCAATCATAGCAATAGGATCACTTATTCAAGGAGAAACTCTTCATTTTAAATATTTATGTCAAGCTATTTCACATGGTATTAAAGATATTAACATAATATATGATGTTCCTGTTATATTTTGTGTTCTTTCTGATAAAAATAAACAACAAGCTTTTGATCGATCCGGTGGGAAAAATGGAAATAAAGGAATAGAATGTGCTAAAACTGCTATACATATGTCTTTATTTAGGAAATCTATAACATGA